The following are from one region of the Roseobacter fucihabitans genome:
- a CDS encoding ABC transporter ATP-binding protein — protein MSSGKYDDRGNKDLSLGNARGMGTATPVKQGGKSFPSTGGPFLAGENMTGGYGAGPDILHDCTIAVDRGEIAVIVGPNGAGKSTGMKAVFGMLNLRQGHVKLDGEDITQLSPQDRVAKGMGFVPQTSNIFTSMTVQENLEMGAFIRTDDIRPTMEQIYDLFPILRDKRNQAAGELSGGQRQQVAVGRALMTKPKVLMLDEPTAGVSPIVMDELFDRIIEVARTGIPILMVEQNARQALEIADKGYVLVQGRNAFTGTGQELLADPDVRKSFLGG, from the coding sequence ATGAGTTCCGGAAAATACGACGACCGCGGCAACAAGGACCTGTCCCTCGGCAACGCCAGGGGCATGGGCACCGCGACCCCGGTGAAACAGGGCGGCAAATCCTTTCCGTCCACGGGCGGGCCGTTTCTGGCTGGTGAAAACATGACTGGCGGGTACGGTGCTGGGCCAGACATCCTGCACGATTGCACCATCGCCGTGGATCGCGGTGAAATCGCCGTGATCGTGGGGCCGAATGGAGCTGGAAAATCGACGGGCATGAAGGCGGTGTTCGGCATGCTGAACCTGCGTCAGGGGCATGTGAAGCTCGACGGTGAGGATATTACGCAACTCTCGCCACAAGACCGCGTCGCCAAGGGGATGGGCTTTGTGCCGCAGACCTCCAATATCTTCACCTCGATGACGGTGCAGGAAAACCTTGAGATGGGCGCTTTCATCCGCACCGATGACATTCGCCCGACGATGGAGCAGATCTATGACCTATTCCCGATCCTGCGCGATAAACGCAACCAGGCGGCGGGGGAACTCTCCGGGGGCCAACGCCAGCAGGTGGCCGTGGGGCGCGCGTTGATGACCAAGCCCAAGGTGTTGATGCTGGATGAACCCACCGCCGGGGTGTCGCCCATCGTGATGGACGAGTTGTTTGACCGCATCATCGAGGTCGCACGCACCGGCATCCCAATCCTGATGGTCGAACAGAACGCGCGTCAGGCGCTGGAGATCGCCGACAAGGGCTATGTGCTGGTGCAGGGGCGCAACGCCTTTACCGGCACCGGGCAGGAATTACTGGCCGATCCGGACGTGCGTAAATCGTTTTTGGGAGGCTAG
- a CDS encoding ABC transporter ATP-binding protein, with translation MIVVDDIHKHFGGFHAVDGATLEIAQGSITGLIGPNGAGKTTLFNVIAGVLQPTSGRVSMAGEDITGLPPHELFHKGLLRTFQIAHEFSSMTCRENLMMVPGAQSGETLWNTWFGRKRIADEERALRAKADEVLEFLTVAHLADHRAGQISGGQKKLLELGRTMMVDAKIVFLDEVGAGVNRTLLNTIGDAIIRLNKERGYTFVVIEHDMDFIGRLCDPVICMAEGRVLAQGTLDDIKANEQVIEAYLGTGLKNKDKVGA, from the coding sequence ATGATCGTCGTTGACGATATTCACAAACACTTCGGCGGTTTCCACGCCGTTGACGGTGCCACGTTGGAGATCGCGCAAGGCTCGATTACCGGCTTGATTGGCCCCAATGGCGCGGGAAAAACCACACTTTTCAACGTGATCGCGGGCGTTCTTCAACCCACTTCGGGCCGGGTCAGCATGGCGGGAGAAGACATCACCGGCCTGCCCCCGCATGAATTATTCCACAAAGGCCTTTTGCGTACCTTTCAGATCGCGCATGAGTTTTCCTCCATGACCTGTCGCGAAAATCTGATGATGGTGCCAGGGGCGCAATCGGGTGAAACGCTCTGGAACACCTGGTTCGGGCGCAAGCGCATTGCCGATGAGGAGCGCGCGCTGCGTGCCAAGGCCGATGAGGTGCTGGAATTCCTGACCGTCGCGCATCTGGCCGATCACCGCGCGGGCCAGATTTCCGGCGGGCAGAAAAAGCTGCTCGAACTCGGGCGCACCATGATGGTGGATGCAAAAATCGTCTTTCTGGACGAGGTCGGCGCGGGCGTGAATCGCACGCTGCTCAACACCATCGGCGATGCGATCATCCGCCTGAACAAGGAGCGCGGCTATACCTTTGTGGTGATCGAGCATGACATGGATTTCATCGGGCGCTTGTGTGATCCGGTGATCTGCATGGCTGAAGGGCGCGTGTTGGCGCAAGGAACATTGGATGACATCAAGGCCAACGAGCAGGTGATCGAGGCTTATCTCGGCACCGGCCTGAAGAATAAAGACAAGGTGGGCGCATGA
- the gmk gene encoding guanylate kinase produces MSATRRGLLIILSSPSGAGKSTLAQRLRAWDPEIEFSVSATTRAARSGEEEGREYYFVDQASFKAQVADEGMLEHAHVFGNFYGSPRAPVQKAIAAGRDVLFDIDWQGAQQITNSALGAHTLSIFLLPPSIVELRNRLERRGQDDAATIARRMEKSWDEISHWGAYDFVLVNDDLDVTEAQLKTIISATRMRRSQVPGLTDHVRALQSEFEDLT; encoded by the coding sequence ATGAGTGCAACACGCCGTGGTCTCTTGATTATCCTCAGCTCCCCTTCGGGTGCCGGTAAATCCACGCTTGCGCAACGTTTGCGCGCCTGGGACCCTGAGATCGAATTTTCCGTTTCGGCCACCACCCGCGCCGCCCGTTCGGGCGAAGAGGAGGGGCGCGAGTATTATTTCGTGGATCAGGCCAGCTTCAAGGCGCAGGTCGCCGATGAGGGGATGCTGGAGCACGCGCATGTGTTCGGGAATTTCTACGGCTCGCCGCGCGCGCCGGTGCAAAAGGCCATCGCCGCCGGGCGCGATGTTTTGTTCGATATCGACTGGCAGGGTGCGCAGCAGATCACCAATTCGGCGCTGGGGGCGCATACGCTGTCGATCTTCCTGCTGCCGCCCTCTATTGTGGAACTGCGCAACCGGCTGGAACGGCGCGGACAGGATGATGCGGCGACCATCGCGCGGCGGATGGAGAAAAGCTGGGACGAGATCAGCCATTGGGGGGCCTATGATTTCGTGCTGGTCAATGACGACCTGGACGTCACGGAAGCGCAGCTTAAGACGATCATATCGGCCACGCGCATGCGGCGCAGTCAGGTGCCGGGGCTCACGGATCACGTGCGCGCGCTGCAATCGGAATTTGAGGATTTGACATGA
- a CDS encoding GNAT family N-acetyltransferase — protein MGSVTIRKGAPSEPQATSLLHASHALMTRLFPSEANHFLSVEALAAPHISFFVAQMDEELVGCVALASYPGYGEIKSMFVSPSRRKQGIADALLSAVIAQARDANLPCIRLETGTGLEAAHRLYERHGFHDCDAFGSYLPDAPLSRYMELAI, from the coding sequence ATGGGGTCTGTTACCATCCGAAAAGGTGCGCCAAGTGAGCCGCAAGCGACATCACTGCTGCACGCCAGCCATGCTCTGATGACGCGGCTTTTCCCTTCGGAAGCGAACCACTTTCTGTCAGTCGAGGCATTGGCCGCGCCGCATATCAGTTTTTTCGTTGCACAGATGGACGAAGAGCTGGTCGGTTGCGTGGCACTCGCCTCTTACCCAGGTTATGGCGAGATCAAATCAATGTTCGTGAGCCCCTCTCGCCGCAAACAGGGGATCGCCGACGCGCTCTTGTCAGCTGTGATTGCCCAGGCGCGCGACGCCAATTTGCCCTGCATCCGGCTCGAAACCGGCACTGGCCTTGAGGCCGCCCATCGCTTGTATGAACGCCACGGTTTTCACGATTGCGACGCCTTTGGCAGCTATTTGCCTGACGCGCCTCTCAGCCGCTACATGGAGCTTGCGATTTAA
- a CDS encoding class II 3-deoxy-7-phosphoheptulonate synthase, with protein sequence MSEWTKSSWRNKPRIQMPDYPDQAALEAVEAQLSRFPLLVFAGEARRLKKHLAAAGRGEAFLLQGGDCAESFDQFSSDAIRDTFKIMLQMAIVLTHGAKVPVIKVGRMAGQFAKPRSAPTETVEGVELPSYRGDIINELDFTPQSRIPDPEKMLRAYTQAAATLNLIRAFSTGGYADVNQVHAWTLGFTEAEKVERYREIANRISDTLDFMTAAGVTPETAHTLQSVEFYTSHESLLLEYEEALTRVDSTTGKWLAGSGHMIWIGDRTRQPDGAHVEFASGVQNPIGMKAGPSMTSEDLKVLMAKLNPENEAGRLTLIARFGAGSVGEHLPRLIKTVREEGANVTWVCDAMHGNTIKSSTGYKTRPFDSVLREVREFFAVHASEGTVPGGVHFEMTGQDVTECTGGVRAVSDEDLSDRYHTACDPRLNASQSLELAFLVADELSGRRAARQDKAVS encoded by the coding sequence ATGAGTGAATGGACAAAATCAAGCTGGCGCAACAAACCGCGGATCCAGATGCCGGACTATCCTGATCAGGCCGCGCTGGAAGCCGTCGAGGCCCAGCTGTCGCGTTTTCCATTGTTGGTCTTTGCCGGTGAAGCACGGCGTTTGAAGAAACATCTGGCGGCAGCGGGTCGCGGTGAGGCGTTCCTGCTTCAGGGCGGAGATTGCGCGGAGAGTTTTGATCAGTTCAGCTCAGACGCGATCCGCGATACTTTCAAGATCATGCTGCAAATGGCGATTGTGCTGACGCATGGGGCCAAGGTGCCGGTGATCAAAGTCGGGCGTATGGCCGGTCAGTTTGCCAAACCGCGCTCGGCCCCCACCGAGACGGTAGAGGGCGTGGAATTGCCCAGCTACCGCGGTGACATCATAAATGAGCTGGATTTCACGCCCCAATCCCGCATTCCCGATCCCGAAAAGATGTTGCGCGCCTATACGCAGGCGGCCGCGACCTTGAACCTTATCCGTGCCTTTTCTACGGGCGGCTATGCCGATGTCAATCAGGTCCACGCCTGGACGCTGGGGTTCACGGAGGCCGAGAAGGTTGAACGATACCGCGAGATCGCCAACCGGATTTCGGATACGCTGGATTTCATGACCGCCGCCGGGGTGACGCCGGAAACCGCACATACGCTGCAATCGGTGGAATTCTACACCAGCCATGAATCGCTCCTGTTGGAATATGAAGAGGCGCTGACACGCGTTGACAGCACCACAGGCAAATGGCTCGCGGGCTCTGGTCACATGATATGGATCGGGGATCGCACGCGTCAGCCTGACGGTGCGCATGTGGAATTTGCCAGCGGCGTGCAGAACCCGATTGGGATGAAGGCTGGACCGTCGATGACCTCTGAGGACCTCAAGGTGTTGATGGCCAAGCTGAACCCGGAAAATGAAGCGGGTCGTTTGACGCTGATCGCGCGTTTCGGTGCCGGATCGGTTGGCGAGCATTTGCCCCGTTTGATCAAGACGGTGCGCGAAGAGGGGGCGAACGTCACTTGGGTTTGTGATGCAATGCATGGCAATACGATCAAATCCTCGACCGGCTATAAGACACGTCCCTTCGATTCCGTTCTGCGCGAAGTGCGCGAGTTCTTTGCCGTGCATGCGTCTGAGGGCACCGTGCCGGGGGGCGTGCATTTTGAGATGACCGGGCAAGACGTGACCGAATGCACCGGGGGTGTACGCGCCGTCAGCGACGAAGACCTGTCCGATCGCTATCATACCGCCTGTGATCCGCGCCTGAACGCCAGCCAATCGCTGGAATTGGCCTTTCTGGTCGCCGATGAATTATCCGGACGGCGCGCAGCACGTCAGGACAAGGCGGTCAGCTGA
- a CDS encoding ABC transporter substrate-binding protein, giving the protein MKKMLLASTAAALMATSVFADGHANEVKLGILIGFTGPIESLTGPMAAGAEMAMTEVTESGKLLDAAKVTPIRADTGCIDNGLSTSNGERLIADGIHGLIGGDCSGVTGAILQNVAIPNGMVMISPSATSPGLSSVEDNDLFFRTAPSDAREGQVMTEVLMERGVKSIALTYTNNDYGKGLADAIESNFKAAGGEVTIVAAHEDGKADYSAEMGALASAGGDLLVVAGYLDQGGLGIINAALDTGAFDTFGLPGGMIGDSLPTNVGSALNGSYGQIAGSGGEGIEKLVAMAGDAFDATSPYTPESYDAAALFMLAMQAANSTDPAEYGKHILDVANAPGEKIYPGDLGKALDILREGGDVDYVGASAVELIGPGESAGTYRLIEVQDGKNATIGFK; this is encoded by the coding sequence ATGAAAAAGATGCTTTTGGCTTCAACAGCCGCAGCTCTGATGGCCACATCCGTATTCGCGGATGGGCACGCCAATGAAGTAAAACTCGGCATTCTGATCGGCTTCACCGGCCCGATTGAATCGCTGACCGGGCCGATGGCGGCGGGCGCTGAAATGGCGATGACCGAAGTGACCGAAAGCGGCAAGCTGCTGGATGCGGCGAAGGTCACACCGATCCGCGCCGACACTGGCTGCATCGACAACGGTCTGTCCACCTCCAACGGTGAGCGCCTGATTGCGGACGGCATTCACGGGTTGATCGGGGGCGATTGTTCCGGCGTCACCGGCGCGATCCTGCAGAATGTGGCCATCCCGAACGGCATGGTGATGATTTCACCCTCGGCCACATCGCCGGGTCTGAGTTCGGTTGAGGATAATGATCTCTTCTTCCGCACGGCCCCCTCGGATGCGCGCGAAGGCCAGGTCATGACCGAAGTGCTGATGGAACGCGGCGTGAAATCCATCGCCCTGACCTATACCAACAACGATTATGGCAAGGGTCTGGCGGACGCGATCGAAAGCAACTTCAAGGCCGCTGGCGGCGAGGTCACCATCGTGGCCGCGCATGAAGACGGCAAGGCGGATTATTCCGCTGAGATGGGCGCGCTGGCCTCTGCTGGCGGTGATCTGCTGGTGGTTGCGGGATACCTCGACCAGGGCGGTCTCGGCATCATCAATGCGGCACTCGACACGGGTGCCTTTGACACCTTTGGTCTGCCCGGCGGCATGATCGGGGACAGCCTGCCCACAAACGTTGGTTCCGCGCTGAACGGCTCTTATGGTCAGATCGCGGGTTCGGGTGGCGAAGGCATCGAGAAGCTGGTCGCCATGGCCGGTGATGCGTTTGACGCCACGTCGCCCTATACTCCCGAAAGCTATGACGCGGCTGCACTTTTCATGCTGGCCATGCAGGCGGCAAACAGCACGGACCCGGCAGAATATGGCAAGCATATCCTGGATGTGGCCAATGCGCCGGGCGAAAAAATCTATCCCGGTGATCTGGGTAAAGCCCTCGACATCCTGCGCGAGGGTGGCGATGTGGATTACGTCGGCGCCTCTGCGGTTGAATTGATCGGTCCCGGCGAATCCGCAGGCACCTACCGTCTGATCGAAGTGCAGGACGGCAAGAACGCCACCATCGGGTTCAAGTAA
- a CDS encoding PQQ-dependent sugar dehydrogenase encodes MAQAPGGVSLTAMIKGLDTPWGLALLPDGGALITERDGAVLYWNGAETRALANVPAVVARGQGGLLDVTLARDFKQSREVFLTYAKPVRGGAATALAVARLSNDATRFENLRDIFVMSTGDSSGRHFGSRVVEAPDGTLFITIGDRGDRPSAQDRARHNGSVIRINRDGSVPADNPFVGQAGILPEIWSFGHRNPQGTDFDAQGRMWTAEHGARGGDEVNLIKRGANFGWPVISYGRHYIGGKIGEGSVKPGMEQPAHYWDPSMAPSGMIIYGGDMFPEWRGDMFVGSLKFDYISRLEITADQAREVEKIQTDETERVRDLVEADDGSIWFIAAGSGTVYRMARP; translated from the coding sequence ATGGCACAGGCGCCGGGTGGCGTGAGCTTAACTGCGATGATCAAGGGTCTGGACACGCCCTGGGGGTTGGCATTGCTGCCCGATGGCGGGGCCTTGATCACGGAACGCGACGGGGCTGTGCTCTATTGGAACGGCGCCGAGACGCGCGCGCTCGCCAATGTGCCCGCCGTGGTGGCGCGAGGGCAGGGCGGGTTGCTGGATGTGACCCTTGCGCGTGATTTCAAGCAGTCGCGCGAGGTGTTTCTGACCTATGCCAAACCGGTGCGCGGTGGGGCCGCGACCGCGCTGGCCGTGGCGCGATTGTCGAACGATGCGACACGGTTTGAGAATTTGCGCGATATTTTCGTGATGTCCACGGGCGATTCTTCGGGCAGGCATTTCGGCAGCCGCGTCGTTGAAGCCCCGGACGGCACGCTGTTCATCACCATCGGGGATCGCGGCGACAGACCCTCGGCGCAGGACCGCGCGCGCCACAACGGTTCTGTCATACGCATAAACCGCGACGGCTCGGTGCCCGCAGATAATCCTTTTGTCGGCCAAGCGGGCATATTGCCGGAAATCTGGTCTTTCGGGCACCGCAATCCGCAGGGTACGGATTTTGACGCGCAGGGGCGGATGTGGACGGCCGAACATGGCGCACGCGGTGGCGATGAGGTGAACCTGATCAAACGGGGCGCGAATTTCGGCTGGCCGGTGATATCTTATGGGCGCCATTACATCGGCGGCAAGATTGGCGAAGGCAGCGTCAAGCCGGGCATGGAGCAGCCGGCGCATTACTGGGACCCGTCCATGGCGCCCTCCGGGATGATCATTTATGGGGGCGATATGTTTCCCGAATGGCGCGGCGATATGTTCGTGGGATCCTTGAAGTTCGATTATATTTCGCGCCTGGAAATCACCGCAGATCAAGCGCGCGAGGTCGAGAAGATCCAAACCGATGAGACCGAACGTGTACGTGATCTGGTGGAGGCCGATGATGGCAGCATCTGGTTCATCGCGGCCGGAAGCGGTACCGTCTATCGCATGGCGCGGCCTTAA
- a CDS encoding gamma carbonic anhydrase family protein, with product MTLYALGADAPQLHEDTWVAPDVNLVGKVVLEEGASVWFGTTIRADHEEIRVGRGSNVQENCVFHIDAGYPLRIGENCTIGHKVMLHGCTIGDNSLIGMGATVLNGAQIGKNCLIGAGALITENKVIPDGSLVMGVPGKVVRALDSEAIQGLTRSAVNYQENMRRFKRDLRAIKV from the coding sequence ATGACACTATATGCTCTGGGCGCGGACGCCCCGCAATTGCATGAAGACACCTGGGTTGCGCCAGACGTCAATCTGGTGGGCAAGGTCGTGCTGGAGGAGGGTGCGTCGGTCTGGTTCGGCACCACCATCCGCGCAGATCATGAGGAAATTCGGGTCGGTAGGGGCTCCAACGTGCAGGAAAACTGCGTTTTTCACATTGATGCGGGCTATCCATTGCGCATCGGAGAGAACTGCACGATTGGCCATAAGGTCATGCTGCACGGCTGCACGATTGGCGATAACAGCCTGATCGGTATGGGGGCCACGGTCCTGAACGGGGCGCAGATCGGCAAGAATTGCCTGATCGGAGCGGGGGCCTTGATCACGGAGAACAAAGTGATCCCGGATGGCAGCCTTGTAATGGGTGTGCCGGGTAAGGTTGTGCGCGCATTGGACAGCGAGGCCATCCAAGGGCTGACCCGAAGTGCGGTAAACTATCAGGAGAACATGCGTCGATTTAAGCGCGACCTACGCGCCATAAAGGTCTGA
- a CDS encoding PAS domain-containing protein yields the protein MDNGGQNTHNVFTMTQNNSHNGFAPLAQLEAYWEALRGNRLMPNRAEIDPRGIERALEYSFVIERIAPGIARLRIAGSHLSDLMGMEVRGMPLTSFITPGSRRQISDILEEVFETPATCSIQLRSEQGPGMPALEARMVLMPLKSDLGDVSRILGALVSVGDMGRSPRRFDVTRTAVRPIIADSAKPLATKPKPAAPMPKPQAPTMIPGFHEAKADFKSETPREKAPYLRLVKSDD from the coding sequence ATGGACAACGGCGGTCAAAACACGCACAATGTATTCACAATGACGCAGAATAACTCTCATAACGGCTTTGCGCCCCTTGCCCAGCTGGAGGCTTATTGGGAAGCGCTGCGGGGAAACCGCTTGATGCCGAACCGCGCCGAGATCGACCCGCGCGGGATCGAACGGGCCTTGGAATACTCCTTTGTGATCGAGCGGATTGCACCGGGCATTGCCCGCCTGCGCATCGCCGGCAGCCACCTGAGCGATCTGATGGGCATGGAAGTGCGCGGCATGCCGCTGACCTCCTTCATCACACCAGGCTCTCGCCGCCAGATCAGCGACATTCTTGAAGAAGTGTTCGAAACGCCCGCGACATGTTCCATTCAACTGCGCTCCGAACAGGGGCCTGGCATGCCCGCGCTGGAGGCACGCATGGTGCTGATGCCGCTCAAGAGCGATCTGGGGGATGTCAGCCGGATCCTGGGCGCTTTGGTCTCCGTGGGTGACATGGGCCGCAGCCCGCGTCGTTTTGACGTGACACGCACCGCAGTGCGCCCGATCATCGCGGATAGCGCGAAGCCTTTGGCCACCAAGCCCAAACCTGCTGCTCCGATGCCTAAACCTCAGGCACCGACGATGATTCCGGGGTTTCACGAAGCGAAAGCCGATTTCAAAAGCGAAACACCACGCGAAAAAGCCCCCTATCTGAGGCTCGTCAAATCTGACGACTGA
- a CDS encoding GlxA family transcriptional regulator → MSQQPSAQRNEPPTDRPKRFVFVLLNDFTLLSFAAAVESLRIANRMANKKIYDWRILGEGGDIVYCSTGSGFKLDGDLEDLMRDDVVMICGGIHIQDATSKRLLGWLRREARKGLVVGGLCTAGYTLARAGLLDGKRATIHWENQDSFSEEFEEVDLTKSVFVVDGNRMTTAGGTSSIDLMLKIIADDRGEDLANMVADQLIYASIRTDQDTQRLSVPTRIGVRHPKLSKVIQIMEGNIEEPISPSILAKDVGMSTRQLERLFRRYLSRSPKRYYMELRLQKARNLLMQTDMSVINVALACGFASPSHFSKCYRSHYDTTPYRERGSHASRLSI, encoded by the coding sequence ATGTCCCAACAGCCTTCAGCTCAGCGGAACGAGCCGCCGACAGATAGACCGAAACGCTTTGTTTTTGTCTTGCTGAACGACTTTACCTTGCTCAGTTTTGCCGCCGCAGTCGAGAGCCTTCGGATTGCCAACCGGATGGCGAACAAAAAGATCTATGATTGGCGCATCCTGGGAGAGGGCGGCGATATTGTCTATTGCTCGACCGGGAGCGGTTTCAAGCTGGATGGTGATCTCGAAGATCTGATGCGCGATGATGTTGTGATGATCTGCGGCGGCATCCATATTCAAGACGCGACGTCCAAGCGATTGTTGGGGTGGTTGCGGCGCGAAGCGCGCAAGGGTCTGGTGGTGGGGGGCTTGTGCACGGCTGGATATACGCTGGCCAGGGCCGGATTGCTTGACGGCAAACGCGCGACGATTCATTGGGAAAACCAGGACAGTTTCTCGGAAGAATTTGAAGAGGTGGACCTGACCAAATCCGTGTTCGTGGTGGATGGCAATCGTATGACCACGGCGGGCGGGACATCCTCGATTGATCTGATGCTCAAGATCATCGCGGATGATCGGGGGGAAGATCTGGCCAATATGGTCGCGGATCAGTTGATTTACGCCTCCATCCGCACTGATCAGGACACACAACGGCTCAGCGTGCCCACCCGGATCGGCGTGCGTCACCCCAAGCTGAGCAAAGTGATCCAGATCATGGAGGGCAACATCGAAGAACCGATCAGCCCGTCAATATTGGCCAAGGATGTCGGCATGAGCACGCGGCAGTTGGAACGTTTGTTCCGCCGCTATCTGAGCCGGTCGCCCAAGCGCTATTATATGGAGCTGCGCCTGCAAAAAGCGCGCAACCTGCTGATGCAGACGGATATGAGCGTGATCAATGTCGCCCTGGCCTGTGGTTTTGCCTCCCCAAGCCATTTTTCCAAATGCTACCGCTCGCATTACGACACTACCCCCTACCGCGAGCGCGGCAGCCACGCGAGCCGTTTGTCGATCTAG
- a CDS encoding YicC/YloC family endoribonuclease, translating into MIRSMTGFASSTGTMTPHSWAWELRAVNGKGLDLRLRVPDWIDGLEVALRKQLGQAAARGNVTLSLRLARDEQAGTLRVNETHLSGVLEAMAMIEARAMEEGVSLAPSTSSDIVALRGVLEQSAAEDDIAPLRVALLEEARALIADFNGMREGEGAALQSVLYEQLDEIARLTQEADALGDARSAAMAGTLKRALAKVADAAEGIDPDRIAQELALIAVKSDVTEEIDRLKAHVDAARDLIGQGGAVGRKLDFLMQEFNREANTLCAKAQNSDLTRCGLALKAVIDQMREQVQNVE; encoded by the coding sequence ATGATCCGTTCGATGACTGGCTTTGCCTCAAGCACCGGCACGATGACGCCCCATTCATGGGCGTGGGAGCTGCGGGCGGTCAATGGCAAGGGTCTTGATCTGCGGCTGCGGGTGCCAGACTGGATCGATGGGCTGGAGGTGGCGCTGCGCAAGCAGTTGGGCCAAGCGGCGGCGCGTGGTAATGTGACGCTGTCGCTACGGCTGGCGCGGGATGAACAAGCAGGCACTCTCCGGGTCAATGAAACCCATCTCTCTGGCGTGCTGGAAGCGATGGCCATGATCGAGGCGCGTGCCATGGAGGAGGGCGTTTCGCTGGCACCGTCCACATCCTCCGATATCGTCGCCCTGCGCGGCGTGCTGGAACAATCGGCGGCTGAGGATGACATCGCCCCGCTCAGGGTTGCGTTGCTGGAGGAGGCCCGCGCGCTGATTGCTGATTTCAACGGGATGCGCGAAGGGGAGGGGGCGGCCTTGCAATCTGTATTATACGAACAACTCGATGAAATCGCGCGCCTCACACAGGAAGCCGACGCCTTGGGCGACGCGCGCAGTGCGGCCATGGCCGGTACGTTAAAACGCGCGCTTGCAAAGGTCGCGGATGCGGCGGAGGGGATCGATCCGGATCGCATCGCACAGGAACTGGCGTTGATTGCGGTGAAATCAGATGTGACCGAAGAGATCGACCGGCTCAAGGCGCATGTCGATGCGGCGCGCGATTTGATCGGGCAGGGCGGTGCGGTAGGGCGCAAGCTTGATTTCCTGATGCAGGAATTCAACCGCGAGGCCAATACGCTTTGTGCCAAGGCACAAAACAGCGATCTCACCCGCTGCGGGCTTGCGCTTAAGGCGGTGATTGATCAGATGCGCGAACAAGTCCAGAATGTGGAGTAA